Part of the Zingiber officinale cultivar Zhangliang chromosome 8A, Zo_v1.1, whole genome shotgun sequence genome, AAGCCCGCGGCTGACGGCGACGACGGTTCGGAGTGGAGTGCCCTAGAATTGGAGGCAATTTCCGCCCTCTTTGACCGGCCGATGGCACAGAAGCCGGTTAAGAGCGTTGTAAAGCGGCCCCTGCCACTCCCGACGCCCCACAAGGGGCGTCCCCCGGGGTTTCCTTCCCCGAAGCGCCACGTTCGCTCCGCCTCAGGTTCCTCACTTGCGCCGCGGTGTTCCTTCGCCGACCGGGTTCGCAAGAACCCGGAAGCCCTAATCGGCATCGCGCGCGAGATCGCGGCGCTTCCCGCCGACAGCGACGCCTGCGAGGTGCTCGACCGGTGGCGGAGGTTCCTCCGCAAAGGGTCCCTGTCGATGACGGTCCGAGAGCTGGGTCACATGGGCCTCCCCGATCGAGCGCTGCAGACTTTGTGCTGGGTTCAGAAGGAGCCCTCGCTGTTCCCCGACGACCGCACTCTCGCCTCGGCGGTGGAAGTGTTGGCCAGGTGCGGTCAGCTCAGGATCGAAGCGGACTTGTCCAGATACTTGAACTCCGCCAGCCGACCCGTCATCGAAGCCATGGCCAGGGGGTTCCTCAAAGCAGGGCGCCTGAGCCGAGCCCGCAAGATTCTGCTTTTCGCCAAGGACAACCACCGAACTCTCGATCCCGGTATCTACGCGAAGCTCATTTCCGAGGCCGGCAAGACTCCTGATGGCTACAGGCTGGCAGCAGCCGTGCTGGACGAGCTTGGTGAGAGGGAGGACTTCGACCTGGAGCCGCAGGATTGCACGGCTGTGATGAAGGTCTGCATTAAGCTCGAGAGGTTTGAAGCCCTGGAGAACCTGTTCCACTGGTACAAGCTCAGCAGAAGACACCCCACTGTGGTGATGTACACTACGGTCATCCACAGCAAGTACTGCGAGAAGAAGTTCCGCGAAGCACTAGCTTTGGTGTGGGAGATGGAGAGTTCCGGGTGCCCCTTTGATCTCCCGGCTTATCGTGTCGTGATTAGGCTAGTGGTTGCTCTAAATGATCTAGGGAGAGCGACTCGGTACTTCTCCAAGTTGAAGGACGCTGGATTCTCTCCAACGTGCGACATCTACCATGATATGATCACTGTTAATGCAGCTTCGGGTAGATTGGCAAAGTGCAGGCAGTTGCGTAAAGAAGCAGAGATGGCTGGACTGAGGTTGGATGGAAAGACATTGTCCATGCTTTCTGAGCTAGAgtcaaaagctttttcaaaaggTTAGAAAACTTCTTCCTGCTTGTGTTGTTGTATTGTTCTCTCTGTTTCAACATTCCTTTGTAGTTGTTCATAAATAAAGAAAAGTTCTTTCACATTACAAGAATATTTCACATTAGATGGCATGCAAAACTTGTTCCTGCTACTGCACAAACTGTCTAAAGTCCACAAATTGATTATAATTCATTGTTTATCTACTCAATTCAAGAACTGTTCTATTGGAATTTTCCAATGTACTTATTGGAGTTGCCTTAAAGTGTATTGTGATCCATCTGCTGGTTAGAAGCAGCAGTTCCTTAGTTCTGATATAATTCTCTTAGCTTTTCTACTAAGAATCACAAATCTATTTTTCCCTATATATACATATTTATATTGATTTCTCAGTTCATGACCAAAGCTACTTCATGATTGCTAAGCTGTGTAATACTATAAGGCTCGTCATATTATAGGAATTCTTTAAATTCTGGTGTTATGTAAAACTAGCATAATAGTGTTCATATACAATATCCTGCAAAAGTTAAATACCCCTCAATAATGATCTTTGATTACCTTCCTATTTCATTCAACTTATTCTAGTTTTCTATGGTAGAACAGTTGAATATAAACAACTAGAAATGGCTGTCACAGGAAAGGCCTTTTCTTTCATATCTGCTTGTTTTATGATGTGTTTTTCTTTCTCAGAATCTGTATGCATTTGTTTGTGTTATGACCGTGTATCTATTTTTCTGCTCCAATTAACTATTGATTAATCTAAGCAATGTCAACCACCAACTGTTAATCAAACTAATCATGTACATCATGGATCTCTGGCCTACCACATCAGCATATGTACTCAAAGACTCACCATTTAAATCCCCCAAGTTTGAGAAACAACCATCATCTTCTCGATTAAACATACACTAAACCTATCTCACAACTAGAACAACAGCCCATTGAGAAATCCAAAATTCAATGGTTTAGTGAACAAAGATCAATAGTGATGATGTGGCAGAAAAAAAGATTAAGGCACAAACCTTAAATCCAAGATCTTCAAAGATCCTAATCCTTATCTCAATATTCTTACTCTGGAGTTGAAGCACTAAAAAACTGCTAATAAGTCGCTACAAAATCCAATTTCACAACAATAATTAAAAAGTGAGTAATTACATGGAAAGGGTAATATATTACCTCCCAAAAAAAAATGAAGCCAAATCGATCTCTAAGCACTGagcctaaataaaattttttaggaCAATTTATTCCCCATTCAAATCCTAATTAAGGTAGAGTGCCTTGATACAATTTTAGGCTCTTTATAAGTTCAATAAAATAGCCACAGTGTGTATACCGTTCTTAGTTTAAGCAATTGGTTAAAGGATTTAGGGGACTTAAAACATTCTTATAGTTTCTTGAGATTATCTTTCCTGTTCTCATTGCTCACCAGATGTTGTATGAACTTATTGGAATTTGTTGTTATTTGTTAGATATAAGCAGCTTTGAATTTTACAGTAATCATATCATCTGAGCAAACTATTTATTAGTCATTTTCAACAGCCGTATTGTCTTACATTCGACTCCAATTCATGTAGAGTACATATTTTCTATAGTTACTGTGGAGCAACCAAAAGATGACCCGGAAACTACTACTCTTTGAGGCCGGTGTTTAAAACTTAGTCAATCAAAGTACAGTAAACCAACTACAGTTATGAAAATCAGACTAGACCATAAAACCAAACCGGTTAAAAACTAGTCGAACCGGTAGATTTTTATAGAACTAATAGATTCGGTCGGTTTCGTAAAACTTGGATAGGTTTTATTATAATATTGGATGAATAAAGGTATCTCTATATTATTTCGGTTTAGAGTGGAAATGATAAGGTTAAACTCATCTCTAATTCGATTAGTAAAATAGTGAAGCTCTTTTTTTTATAGTAAAATTGGTATTGTAGTAAAAGGTGAGTATGCGCATCTCATAATCCATCTTTAGATTATGTGAACAGATTAAATCACAGGGTTAACTTATAGTCGATAGAACTAGGAGAAAATATAAAAGATAGAACTATGACTTCCTATCTCGCTAGTTATCTAgtgattagatttttttttttttttttcaaatataaaatttgtttGGATCAATCCTTAGACTAAGTTAGATTATCCGTTTATTAGATTTTTCTCTCTCAAAATCATGTTAGGATCAATTCTCAAACTAAGTTAGATTGTTTGATGCTCCTGCATCAACATTCTTTGGCCATCTCAGCATGTTCCACCTCGAGTGTtttaaaataatacaaaaaataataataatccatgaatcaaaattaattaatagatatattaattaattgattaatacaaaattaattaattcatagGTAGCTACAATATTAATTAATCGTTTCATGTCTGCcatattaattgaataattaattaatatatgatagtaaaataaattaattattaagttaatgataatttaaaagacaTTCCATTATGTTCTTTTACTCTCAAAAGAAATCTTTGACCATTTAGGAGTAATTCTGAATCTCACTCAAATCATTCAACTCTAACTCAAACTCAAGTTGTGAATTTTTTCCTCCCATTCTTCCTTTCCTCCCCTCTTAAGAGTTTCCAAGTTTTGAAGGTTAAGAGAGTTCCAAGCTTTGAAAGTTTATCTGGACTTAAAATTTAAGAGCTTTACTGATAAATTGTAAGTACTTGACTGAGACAATATTGTCCAAGGAAAGAAGACCTtaatactcttaatcattcatatatataaatttacTCGAAAGGGCATATTGATATCAAAGAGATAATTCAAaaattgatgaaattaaattggtAACGATAATATTAAAAAGGATGTGTCTATTACCCAAAGGGGGTATATGGATATCAAAGGAGACAACTTGACAGTCGACAAAATTAAGTTGGTAACGGTAATATCAAAAAAGGTATATCTATTATATGAAGGGATATATTAATTTCTGAAAGGGTACGTCAAAAGTATAATCCAAATATATCAAACTCATTGTAGAACTGACTAACCAAACTCAGCTATTCAATCAACACTGTCAATTTATCCaacaacaaaagaaaagaaagaacgaAAAACCTCTAACTTATGACAAATGCTTTGATCATGTTAAAACTGAAAACAGTTTTTAAAAGCATACAATTTGTTTATatagtttaataataataattactcAAAAACATTGTTCTTACTTTCCACTGCCATTTGCTCAGCTTTCTTGTTTCTCTGCGTGTGACAGTACAAGAAGAGTCCGTTCAATAGCTGCTATGGCTTCACTCCTTTGCCAAAATTAGTTTTtatcaaggaaaaaaaaaaaaattaacgaaTATGATTTCCAGTTGTTCTTAGCTAACTAGAGGTTCCTCTAACTAACGTTGGAAGCTGCAAAACGACTGAACAACGCCAGCGAATACCGTCGGAATCATCACGTGCCACAACTTCCCCTGCTCCAAAATGCTCGTTGTGATTCGATTCATAATGATAGAGTTCTATAAAGTcggacagtcagaagtcaagagaacGTGACAGTAAAAAGTCAAGAAAACATGACAGTCGACGGTCCAAAAAAAGAGAAGTAGTACCGTAAGGATTACGTCAGCAACATGGTTCTCGGTCGGATTTTCGCAGACCAAGGCTCCAGATCAGATACTCTGGTTTAAAATATGGGGGGTAGTTGGAGTGATATCTAATTGGGATTTGACTGATCGAGTTCCCATAGATCGGTTATGTCCTGGCCTAGTTCTCTCAGCAAGTTGACTCTCGATCAACCAACTCCCGATCGATTCTTGGACGATCTCATCACAACTCCCGGTCCCTCAAGGTTTAGGCTAGGTATTATACCCAACAAAGCAGCCTGAGCTGTCCTATTCATACCCGGTCGGGACAAAAGACGCTACGCGACAACAAGATCACGGAATTGTAATTGTCTGTCAGGGAATAACTGCgaaatgtcagggaatattccaacggtcTGCAGTCACCTGCGAATGAAACCTTTCTCCAGTCTACAGGAGGATGCCATGTGCCCCCCATCACTCGACAAGTCCTGACAcgcgacattctctgacatcagtCAGGTTTCAgaaggtacgcactgtcatataaaaagggagatcctcTCTCTTACGCAGGTAtgctctctcgcacattcgcacttgtcttctactttctttctccttcgtacactgttcttctggagaaaaagtaccagacttgagcatcggaggatcTGCTCCGGGAGATTTTTCCTTGGTTTCTGACCTCTAACGCCCGGGTTcctgtctgagtgtgtgcagagtctAAGTACTGCCGACTCAATCATCGTCGTTTGTTAGCACCACGTGGGAGTCCATTTCTGGAAGCGCATACGAGAAAGGTGTCTCAGTCGTTCCTCCGTCAACACCAACAACAGCTCACCCGACCTTCATCCGGCTTagatttcggacaggatcaatttagcgccgtttgtgggaacttTCTTCATCTGTTCTGGAACATGAAGATGGAGGACACCGGACGGATCAACGTGACCATGACGACAAGAGAATACGAGTTGTTtaaggaggccaagaggcgagcgACTTCCGAAAAACAGATCACTACTTCGCAACCATACAAGATGCCTGCAGTCTCCAAAGACCCGACTCATGTTTCGAATAGAGGGTCTAAGAGGAAACAACTTGAGAAGTCCCCCCCAGCTTTCTATCAGGAACCTGGGCCAGACTATTATCACAAGGGCCCAGACTGTTATAACAAGAAAGAGTAACCACAGGTCTCTATGGCGGAAAGCTCCCCGCCCAAGGACTCAAAGAAGGGGAAGGCTATAGTCCTCCGGGAGGAGCCCCGGGGGGAACCTGATGAGAAAGTGTCCTTCTCTTTAAGGGTACTAGAGGAGAAACTGCCGAAGGGGTACAAGCCCCCTGCCATTGGAGAGTACGATGGCAGTaaagatccagaagatcatctccgCAAGTTCCGGAACACGGCGTTGTTGCATCAATACAACGACGCTATTAAGTGCCGAGTGTTTCTGAATACTCTATCTGGCTCAACATAGAAATGATTTGATGTATTGCCGAACGGGTCCATCACTTGTTTCCATGATTTTAAAATCGTCTTCCCGCGACACTTCGCCAGCAGCAGGAAGTACCGGAAAACAGATCACTGTCTCTTCGCCCTCAAGCAAGGGTCGACCGAGCCCTTGAGGAGCTATATTAAACACTTCAACCAGGTGTCCCAGGACGTCCGATCAACCACCTCTGAAATACTGATGAGCACCTTCTCTCATGAACTAGTAGAAGGGGAGTTCTTTCGAGATATCATCTGAGAGCCTGTGAAAAACTTCGATGAAATGCTCAGAAAGCCGCTAGCTATATCAACGTAGAAGAGGCTCAAGCAACTCAGGGGAAAGCGGACAAAGTGCCTACTCCCGCCAACAAGTTAGAGAAGAGGTCACCCCAACCACCAGCTCAGCCTCTTCCACATGCTCGGAATGCCCGACCGCCCTTCCTTCCCGGTCAGGATCCTAAGCCGGCTCCACGTGTGGCAGCTGTCTAAGCCGCGAGGCCTGGACCATAGGGGTCGCGTTATTGTACTTGCCATCGGTCCCACACCCATGCCACAAGTAATTGCTTCCAGTTCGCCCAAGACTCTCGACGTGCAGCTGAGTTGGGCCTGCCTCCACCGGAGATCGCGCCCAAGACTCAACAGAGAATGCTGGCCAGCCAACAACCCGCGCCAGGTTAGTCTGGTAGACCCCTACCCTACAGGACAAGGAAATCAACAGCCCGGTCGCAACCAGAAGCCCGGGGAAGCccgggaagaggagaacaggGGAAACACGGTCATTCGTGGGATGAGCATGATCTCAGGGGGGCCTATAGATGGAGACTCCACTAGGGCTCGGAAGTCTCATGAGCGGCGCTTGGAAATACACGTTGTAGGATGTAGCCGAGAGCAAACTGCAAAGTCCATCACCAGCTTTAGGCCATAAGACCTGGAGGGATTGGAGCTCCCTCATGACGATGCCCTAATAATCAAGGCCGCCATCACCAACAGTCGCGTGACCAGAGTTTTCGTGGATACCGGAAGCTCTGTCAACGTGCTGTTCAAGAGTGCGTTCGAGAGCATGTAGATCGACGCTAGTGAACTCCAACCCGTGGCTACTTCATAGTATGACTTCACTGGTAATGAAGTACGACCCATGGGCCAGATTAAGCTAACCATATCTTTGGATAGCGAGC contains:
- the LOC122009350 gene encoding pentatricopeptide repeat-containing protein At2g01860-like, which codes for MECRHLLTSSSSLPPVARAIYRTRCCSSHGRIAASALRAWSRRKPPEILLHPRRPKQPPDMGIPRMPLDMVGGYRQLLDEEKPAADGDDGSEWSALELEAISALFDRPMAQKPVKSVVKRPLPLPTPHKGRPPGFPSPKRHVRSASGSSLAPRCSFADRVRKNPEALIGIAREIAALPADSDACEVLDRWRRFLRKGSLSMTVRELGHMGLPDRALQTLCWVQKEPSLFPDDRTLASAVEVLARCGQLRIEADLSRYLNSASRPVIEAMARGFLKAGRLSRARKILLFAKDNHRTLDPGIYAKLISEAGKTPDGYRLAAAVLDELGEREDFDLEPQDCTAVMKVCIKLERFEALENLFHWYKLSRRHPTVVMYTTVIHSKYCEKKFREALALVWEMESSGCPFDLPAYRVVIRLVVALNDLGRATRYFSKLKDAGFSPTCDIYHDMITVNAASGRLAKCRQLRKEAEMAGLRLDGKTLSMLSELESKAFSKG